The following are encoded together in the Vigna unguiculata cultivar IT97K-499-35 chromosome 2, ASM411807v1, whole genome shotgun sequence genome:
- the LOC114171554 gene encoding G2/mitotic-specific cyclin-1-like — MVISDENRSKPVNPTSFQGGMNHGGNRKVGQNRRALSVINQDLVAEGRPYPCVVNKRTLAEKQDMCEKKQADPGHRPITRRFAAQIASTQQNRVEGTKKSNLGNSNSNGFGEVIFVDDELKPTDDQPVPMSLEQTEPVHNEVDQMEEVEMEDIIDETVLDIDICDANNPLAVVDYIEDLYTYYRKMEGSSCVSPNYMTQQFDINERMRAILIDWLIEVHDKFDLMHETLFLTVNLIDRFLAKQTVVRKKLQLVGLVAMLLACKYEEVSVPVVGDLILISDKAYTRKEVLDMEKLMVNTLQFNMSVPTAYVFMKRFLKAAQADRKLELLAFFLVELSLVEYEMLKFPPSLLAAAAVYTAQCSIYGFKQWSKTCEWHSNYSEDQLLECSTSMVDFHQKAGNGKLTGVHRKYCSSKFNYTAKCEPARFLVENSL; from the exons ATGGTTATATCAGATGAGAACAGATCTAAACCAGTGAACCCCACTAGTTTTCAAG GAGGGATGAATCATGGGGGAAACAGAAAGGTGGGGCAGAACAGAAGGGCGTTGAGCGTGATCAATCAGGATCTGGTGGCCGAAGGAAGACCTTACCCTTGTGTTGTTAACAAGAGAACATTGGcaga aaaacaagATATGTGTGAGAAGAAGCAGGCGGATCCGGGGCATCGACCCATCACAAG GAGGTTTGCTGCACAGATTGCTAGCACACAGCAAAATCGTGTTGAG GGAACCAAGAAGTCAAACTTgggaaattcaaattcaaatggATTTGGAGAGGTTATATTTGTTGATGATGAACTCAAGCCAACGGATGACCAACCAGTGCCAATGTCTTTAGAACAGACAGAGCCAGTGCATAATGAAGTAGATCAGATGGAGGAAGTTGAGATGGAGGATATAATTGATGAGACAGTTTTGGACATTGATATATGTGACGCAAATAATCCCCTTGCAGTGGTGGATTATATTGAAGATCTTTACACCTACTACAGAAAAATGGAG GGTTCTAGTTGTGTCTCACCCAATTACATGACACAGCAATTTGACATTAATGAAAGGATGAGGGCTATACTCATTGACTGGCTTATTGAG GTGCACGACAAATTTGACCTCATGCACGAGACATTGTTTCTAACTGTTAATCTTATAGACAGATTTCTGGCAAAGCAGACAGTGGTAAGAAAGAAACTTCAGTTGGTTGGACTAGTTGCAATGCTTCTGGCATGCAAGTATGAAGAAGTTTCAGTTCCTGTGGTGGGGGATCTAATTCTCATATCAGACAAAGCATACACAAGAAAGGAGGTTCTGGATATG GAGAAGTTGATGGTCAACACATTGCAGTTTAACATGTCTGTGCCAACAGCATATGTTTTTATGAAAAGATTCCTAAAGGCTGCTCAAGCAGACAGAAAG CTTGAGCTACTTGCTTTCTTCCTGGTAGAGCTATCTCTAGTGGAATATGAGATGCTGAAGTTCCCTCCATCATTGTTAGCAGCAGCTGCTGTTTACACAGCACAATGCTCCATTTATGGCTTCAAACAATGGAGTAAAACATGTGAATGGCACTCCAATTACTCAGAAGATCAGCTATT AGAGTGCTCTACATCAATGGTTGATTTTCATCAGAAGGCTGGGAATGGGAAACTTACTGGGGTACATAGAAAGTACTGTTCATCTAAATTTAACTACACTGCAAAATGTGAACCCGCACGTTTTCTTGTGGAGAACTCGTTGTAG